In Geminocystis sp. NIES-3709, a single genomic region encodes these proteins:
- a CDS encoding RimK/LysX family protein: MTQTKKQLPFIGWREYLGLPTLGIDKIKAKIDTGARTSSLHAFHIYTYKKDDREMVKFQVHPFQRDTHTTIECIAPLLEYRQVTNSGGHTQIRPVIISTVKLGNHQWNIELTLTSRDVMGFRMLLGRQAIKNRFLVDCGKSFIYLH, translated from the coding sequence ATGACGCAAACAAAAAAACAATTACCTTTCATTGGTTGGCGAGAATACTTAGGACTTCCCACTTTGGGAATTGACAAAATTAAAGCAAAAATAGATACTGGAGCTAGAACTTCATCATTACACGCTTTTCATATCTATACCTACAAAAAAGACGATCGAGAGATGGTAAAGTTTCAAGTACATCCTTTTCAACGAGATACCCATACTACGATCGAATGTATTGCACCTTTATTAGAATATAGACAAGTTACTAATTCAGGAGGACATACTCAAATTAGGCCCGTGATCATAAGTACAGTAAAATTAGGTAATCATCAATGGAATATTGAATTAACCCTAACGAGTCGAGATGTTATGGGCTTTAGAATGTTATTGGGGCGACAAGCCATTAAAAATCGTTTTTTAGTAGATTGTGGTAAATCATTTATTTATCTCCATTAA
- a CDS encoding response regulator, translating to MQSKTKVSLPLLILIIFAYLGNYFKLPLFFGIDFLFGTIFVWITIFFYGSRWGIVASTISASYTWSLWGHPYAMIIYILEAIFVSYLWKKKNKNLISANIIYWVTIGIPFIIFFYLILLKVSILGVILVALKQSINATLNALIAILLINYLPLNKIINLRHKNILLSFEETLFNLLISLVLIPALTITIFNTYNKIDDIQSVIIEKLDYTANEWRSNLLNWYDIRRIGLEEIGYIDINNQAFLQDKLLTFKRIFNDFQDLYVTDENGIIIAASPLINYRQEPLIGLDVSNINQFEKIKKNPQFTVIDIHKLPDNNIAHITLVHPILKDDQLKGIVFGSIYIEKLANALNTNKLQDDVIVFILDSNNKIITANNDKQHLTNIDKENYEIKFVGNNIHQWLPIKKGTPIMTRWSQSFYVKEIPVSENLSWTILVKLESKPYIESLQIDYINSLGILYIVMIIAFFFADKISKKLVKPLNRLAVITTDLPNKITNNQLFIWDETEIKEVEILANNYRSMIEALQEKFKELEDSKENLAIKVEERTNELMLNTIRLEKEIEEKKEIEKLLREKDERYELAISGTNDGIWDWDLNSNEVYFSPTWMRIIGYQDSPLSSNINSWFKNIHDDDLEQNLQDIHSYLSGETDLYQNIHRIKHSNDEYIWILAKGNKDLDENGEPYRLVGTITDITDKIKVEQDLQQAKEQAESANQAKSEFLATMSHEIRTPMNAVIGMTGLLLDTPLNDEQKEFAEIIRTSGDTLLTIINDILDFSKIESGKLELEYQPLPIHTVIEESLDLLAPKANSKNLELIYFIPPEIPSTVNGDVTRLRQILVNLLSNSIKFTKTGEIVLSVGIYNSVPINNHVTEYELIFTVKDTGIGIPPSRMDRLFKAFSQVDASTTRNYGGTGLGLAICRRLVEMMGGKMWVESKGNVTGNYPPDWVVSSRLNDDGSMFCFTIKTNVSNLFSTTHLSNSEILRGKKVLIVDDNDTNRQVLMIQCNNLGMEPILTSSGRSALSLLKNQQPLDLAILDMQMPSMDGVTLAKQIRLLPAYKNLPLILLSSIGNFEIQDYLKQVNWSATLSKPIKQSQLSDILTKICHEDMGNYFKSVNTLATSSVYDNIASIAPLKILIAEDNIVNQKVITNILKRLGYRADVVANGLEVLETLRRQSYDLILMDVQMPEMDGLTATRQIRTLWETPYGNFQGNPPCIIAMTANAMEGDREICISAGMDDYLSKPVRVESLVQKLKNLRKNNSVSEIIDHRKSEVKKTMTQLDVRVIAELREMIGEEDFEEVFSELINAYLEDSPKLIQGLINALENKNLSEIKINAHTLKSSSASLGAMKLADLSKEVELSIIKGDLTNSSRLISQIMSEYEQVENLMRQELNKRE from the coding sequence ATGCAAAGTAAGACAAAAGTTAGTCTTCCGTTATTAATTTTAATCATTTTTGCCTATTTAGGGAATTATTTTAAACTACCTCTATTTTTTGGGATAGATTTTCTCTTTGGAACTATTTTTGTCTGGATAACGATATTTTTTTATGGAAGTAGATGGGGAATAGTTGCCTCTACAATTAGTGCTAGTTATACCTGGTCATTATGGGGACATCCCTATGCAATGATTATATATATATTGGAAGCAATTTTTGTAAGTTATCTTTGGAAGAAAAAAAATAAAAATTTAATATCAGCTAATATTATCTATTGGGTGACTATTGGTATTCCTTTTATTATATTTTTTTACTTAATACTTCTTAAAGTTTCTATTTTAGGAGTAATATTAGTTGCACTAAAACAATCCATTAATGCTACTTTAAATGCTTTAATCGCAATTTTATTGATCAATTATTTACCTTTAAATAAAATAATTAATTTACGCCATAAAAATATCTTATTATCATTTGAAGAAACTTTATTTAACCTGTTAATTAGTTTAGTTCTAATTCCTGCTCTTACCATAACTATTTTTAATACTTATAATAAAATCGATGATATTCAATCTGTAATAATAGAAAAACTTGACTATACGGCAAATGAATGGCGATCGAATCTATTAAATTGGTATGATATTCGCAGAATTGGATTAGAAGAAATAGGATATATTGATATTAACAATCAAGCATTTTTACAAGATAAATTATTAACTTTTAAGAGGATTTTTAATGATTTTCAAGATTTATATGTCACAGATGAAAATGGTATTATTATTGCCGCCTCTCCTTTAATAAATTATAGGCAAGAACCTTTAATTGGTTTAGATGTTAGTAATATTAATCAGTTTGAAAAGATTAAAAAAAATCCCCAATTTACTGTAATAGATATTCATAAACTTCCAGATAATAACATAGCTCATATTACTCTTGTTCATCCTATATTGAAAGATGATCAATTAAAAGGTATAGTTTTTGGCTCAATTTATATTGAAAAACTTGCTAATGCTCTAAATACTAATAAGTTACAAGATGATGTTATTGTGTTTATTTTAGATAGTAATAATAAAATTATTACGGCAAATAATGATAAACAACACTTGACAAATATTGATAAAGAAAATTATGAAATTAAATTTGTTGGTAATAATATTCATCAATGGTTGCCGATAAAAAAAGGAACCCCAATTATGACTCGATGGAGTCAATCATTTTATGTCAAAGAAATTCCTGTTAGTGAAAACTTATCTTGGACTATCTTAGTAAAATTAGAAAGTAAACCATATATTGAAAGTTTGCAGATAGACTATATAAATTCTTTAGGTATTTTATATATTGTGATGATAATAGCTTTTTTCTTTGCCGATAAAATTAGTAAAAAATTGGTCAAACCCTTAAATAGATTAGCTGTTATTACTACAGATTTACCTAATAAAATAACGAATAATCAACTATTTATCTGGGATGAAACAGAAATTAAAGAAGTTGAAATCTTAGCAAATAATTATCGATCGATGATTGAAGCATTGCAAGAAAAATTTAAAGAATTAGAAGATTCCAAGGAAAATTTAGCCATAAAAGTAGAAGAAAGAACTAATGAATTGATGTTAAACACTATAAGATTAGAAAAAGAAATAGAAGAAAAAAAAGAGATCGAAAAATTATTAAGAGAAAAAGACGAACGTTATGAATTAGCTATTTCAGGTACTAATGACGGTATTTGGGATTGGGATTTAAACAGCAATGAAGTTTATTTTTCCCCCACATGGATGCGAATTATCGGTTATCAGGATAGTCCTTTATCTTCTAATATTAATAGTTGGTTTAAGAATATTCATGACGATGATTTAGAACAAAACTTACAAGATATTCATTCTTATTTGTCGGGAGAAACCGATTTATATCAAAATATTCATAGGATAAAACATAGTAATGATGAATATATCTGGATTTTAGCGAAGGGGAATAAAGATTTAGATGAAAATGGAGAACCCTATCGTTTAGTAGGTACTATTACTGATATTACTGATAAAATTAAGGTAGAACAAGATTTACAACAAGCAAAAGAACAAGCAGAGTCCGCAAATCAGGCTAAAAGCGAATTTTTAGCCACCATGAGTCACGAAATACGTACTCCCATGAATGCTGTTATTGGTATGACGGGATTATTATTAGATACTCCTCTTAATGATGAACAAAAAGAGTTTGCGGAAATTATTCGTACCAGTGGAGATACTTTACTAACTATTATTAATGATATTCTCGATTTTTCTAAAATTGAGTCAGGTAAATTAGAGTTAGAATACCAACCTCTCCCAATTCATACAGTGATAGAAGAATCTTTGGATTTATTGGCACCAAAGGCTAATAGCAAAAATTTAGAGTTAATTTATTTTATCCCCCCAGAAATTCCCTCTACTGTTAATGGGGATGTTACCAGATTAAGACAAATATTAGTTAATCTACTCAGTAATAGTATTAAATTTACTAAAACTGGAGAAATTGTTTTATCTGTAGGAATTTACAATTCCGTACCGATTAATAATCATGTTACAGAATATGAGTTAATTTTCACTGTCAAAGATACTGGCATTGGCATTCCTCCCAGTCGTATGGATAGATTATTTAAGGCTTTTTCTCAAGTGGATGCTTCTACTACTCGTAACTATGGAGGTACGGGATTGGGGTTAGCGATTTGTCGGCGTTTAGTGGAAATGATGGGTGGTAAAATGTGGGTAGAAAGTAAAGGCAACGTAACGGGAAATTACCCCCCTGATTGGGTGGTTTCTTCTCGCTTAAATGATGATGGATCGATGTTTTGTTTTACTATTAAAACTAATGTATCTAATCTTTTCTCTACAACTCATCTTTCTAACTCTGAAATTTTACGAGGTAAAAAGGTGTTGATTGTCGATGATAACGACACTAATCGTCAGGTTTTAATGATTCAATGTAATAATCTTGGTATGGAGCCTATTCTAACTTCTTCGGGAAGATCCGCTTTATCTTTGCTCAAAAATCAGCAACCCCTCGATTTAGCTATTTTAGATATGCAAATGCCTTCTATGGATGGAGTTACTTTAGCTAAACAAATTCGTCTTTTACCTGCCTATAAAAATTTACCTTTGATTCTGTTAAGTTCGATCGGTAATTTTGAAATACAAGACTATTTAAAACAAGTTAATTGGAGTGCAACTTTAAGTAAACCCATTAAACAATCTCAGTTATCCGACATTTTAACTAAAATTTGTCATGAGGATATGGGTAATTATTTTAAGTCTGTAAATACTCTTGCCACTTCTTCAGTTTATGATAATATTGCCAGTATTGCTCCTCTCAAAATTCTTATTGCTGAGGATAACATTGTCAATCAAAAGGTTATTACCAATATTCTGAAGCGATTAGGTTATCGTGCCGATGTGGTAGCCAATGGATTGGAAGTTTTGGAAACTTTGCGTCGTCAATCCTATGATTTAATTCTGATGGATGTGCAAATGCCAGAAATGGATGGTTTAACCGCTACTCGTCAAATTCGCACTCTTTGGGAAACTCCTTATGGTAATTTTCAGGGCAATCCTCCTTGTATTATAGCCATGACGGCTAATGCTATGGAAGGCGATCGAGAAATTTGTATTTCAGCAGGAATGGATGACTATTTATCAAAACCAGTAAGAGTGGAAAGTTTAGTACAAAAACTAAAAAATCTGAGAAAAAATAACTCGGTTTCAGAGATAATTGATCATAGAAAATCTGAAGTTAAAAAAACTATGACTCAATTAGACGTGAGGGTAATTGCAGAATTAAGAGAAATGATTGGAGAGGAAGACTTTGAAGAAGTTTTTAGCGAATTAATTAATGCTTATTTGGAAGATAGTCCTAAATTAATTCAAGGTTTAATCAATGCCTTAGAAAATAAAAATCTTTCCGAAATCAAAATAAATGCCCATACCCTCAAATCTAGTAGTGCTAGTTTAGGTGCAATGAAATTAGCAGATTTATCAAAAGAAGTCGAATTGTCTATCATTAAAGGTGATCTAACAAATTCTTCTAGACTTATATCGCAAATCATGAGTGAATATGAGCAGGTAGAAAACTTGATGCGTCAAGAATTAAACAAAAGAGAATAA
- a CDS encoding glycosyltransferase family A protein — protein MKLKQLFASVIIPVYNGEEFLGEAIESIIKQNYQPLEIIIVDDGSTDKTAEVAYKFKDVAKYIYQQNAGASSARNTGIKIAQGDLIAFLDSDDLWTPNILKSYVDFLQNNPQVDIVQGHLQNFRIENDLQTNSINKKFGKPRLPFNIGTFIYRKSVFERIGLFDENLRHSEDVEFLVRIKENNLNRAVLKSVILLYRRHKNSLISQYDETKLKNLHRQSWLKILKNNLDQRRQKNV, from the coding sequence ATGAAATTAAAGCAACTATTTGCTAGTGTCATTATTCCAGTTTACAATGGAGAAGAATTTTTAGGTGAAGCGATTGAAAGTATTATTAAACAAAATTATCAACCCTTAGAAATTATTATTGTAGATGATGGTTCAACAGATAAAACAGCGGAAGTTGCCTATAAATTTAAAGATGTTGCTAAATATATTTATCAACAAAATGCTGGTGCTTCTTCAGCTCGTAATACAGGAATAAAAATTGCTCAAGGAGATTTAATTGCTTTTCTTGATAGTGATGATTTATGGACACCTAATATTTTAAAAAGTTATGTTGATTTTCTGCAAAATAATCCACAAGTTGATATTGTTCAAGGACATTTACAAAATTTTAGAATTGAAAATGACTTACAGACTAATAGTATAAATAAAAAATTTGGAAAACCTCGTTTACCTTTTAATATAGGTACTTTTATTTATAGAAAATCAGTGTTTGAGAGAATTGGATTATTTGATGAAAATTTACGTCATAGTGAAGATGTCGAATTTTTAGTAAGAATCAAAGAAAATAATCTTAATAGAGCTGTTTTAAAATCAGTTATTTTACTTTATCGACGACATAAAAACAGTCTTATTTCTCAGTATGATGAAACTAAATTAAAAAATCTTCATCGTCAAAGTTGGTTAAAAATTTTAAAGAATAATTTAGATCAACGCCGACAAAAAAATGTTTAA
- a CDS encoding glycosyltransferase, producing the protein MNKITVSVIIVVQNGEKYLTRAIESVLNQTYQPDEIIVVDGDSTDKTPDIAKSYRNIRYVQQTETGLANARNTGINVAGGDLIAFLDHDDRWCENKLSIQVNDFIKNPEIQYSYGRVQLFLDLGCELRQGFRKKLLQEEQLGRTPGTLMARKSLFEDIGQFNTEFTIGCDVEWFTRAKDYQILYGFIPEVLLYKRIHDRNLSGNVETNRKELFKIVRQSLQRQRVKD; encoded by the coding sequence ATGAATAAAATTACTGTTAGCGTCATTATTGTTGTGCAAAATGGAGAAAAATACCTTACAAGGGCAATTGAAAGTGTTTTAAATCAAACTTATCAACCTGATGAAATTATTGTCGTTGACGGAGATTCAACAGATAAAACCCCCGATATTGCTAAATCTTATCGTAATATTCGTTATGTTCAACAAACTGAAACAGGTTTAGCTAATGCTCGTAATACGGGGATTAATGTTGCTGGGGGGGATTTAATTGCATTTCTTGATCATGACGATCGATGGTGTGAAAATAAATTAAGTATTCAAGTTAATGATTTTATCAAAAATCCAGAAATTCAATATAGTTACGGACGAGTGCAATTGTTTTTAGATTTAGGATGTGAATTGAGACAAGGGTTTAGAAAAAAATTATTACAAGAAGAACAACTTGGACGTACACCCGGTACTTTAATGGCTCGGAAATCCTTGTTTGAGGATATTGGACAATTTAATACTGAGTTTACCATTGGTTGTGATGTTGAGTGGTTTACGAGGGCAAAAGATTATCAAATTCTTTATGGTTTCATCCCCGAAGTTTTACTTTATAAGCGTATTCACGATCGTAACCTTTCAGGTAATGTGGAGACAAATAGAAAAGAATTATTTAAAATTGTTCGCCAATCTCTCCAACGTCAACGTGTTAAGGATTAA
- a CDS encoding glycosyltransferase — translation MNYFQGIIYTAIGSKYVEEAQISAISVKKFLPDIQITVFTDSPPSNKGAFDQIIKLESLHPKPHINKLISMMKSPYQKTLFLDTDTFICGDISELFDLLDHFDIAMAHDRGYYDDFPEVIGVPDAFREFNQGVIVFKQSEKLHQVLVESLKWSEILFNQSGEYPYDQPPLRIALYLSDIRIAPLTHEFNCRYHSFGYLNGEVKILHGRIPGKEYNEANLNTIVVKINQETIPRVFVAGEVFVLARTKMFNINNNFPKHTATLFQSRLVPYKLIIKRFVAIVKNEGIMGFFRRLLKKLTDT, via the coding sequence ATGAATTATTTTCAGGGTATTATATACACAGCTATTGGTAGCAAATATGTTGAAGAAGCTCAAATTTCGGCAATAAGTGTTAAAAAGTTTTTGCCCGATATTCAGATAACTGTCTTCACTGATTCTCCCCCCTCTAATAAAGGTGCTTTTGATCAAATAATTAAATTAGAGAGTTTACATCCTAAACCCCACATCAATAAATTAATCTCCATGATGAAATCACCCTATCAAAAAACTCTTTTTCTTGATACGGATACCTTTATATGTGGTGACATCTCGGAATTGTTTGATTTACTGGATCATTTTGATATTGCAATGGCACACGATCGAGGATACTATGATGATTTTCCTGAAGTTATAGGAGTGCCAGATGCTTTTCGAGAGTTTAATCAAGGAGTCATCGTATTTAAACAGTCCGAGAAACTTCACCAAGTGTTGGTAGAATCTCTTAAATGGAGTGAAATACTTTTTAACCAATCTGGAGAGTATCCATACGATCAACCTCCTTTGAGAATTGCCTTATATTTAAGTGATATTCGTATTGCCCCATTAACTCATGAATTTAATTGTCGTTATCATTCCTTCGGATACCTCAATGGGGAAGTAAAAATACTTCATGGACGGATTCCGGGAAAAGAATATAATGAAGCAAATCTTAATACTATTGTCGTCAAAATTAATCAAGAAACTATCCCTAGAGTATTTGTTGCCGGTGAAGTATTTGTTCTAGCAAGAACTAAAATGTTTAATATCAACAATAATTTTCCAAAACATACGGCTACTCTATTTCAATCAAGACTTGTACCATACAAACTAATTATCAAACGTTTTGTAGCGATCGTTAAAAATGAAGGAATAATGGGGTTTTTCAGACGTTTACTTAAAAAATTGACGGATACTTAG
- a CDS encoding PqqD family protein: MDNSFQINTKKIAEETIDGEVMIINLDEGYYYSLLDTGADIWNGIKNGLSYQEIISDLSKRYFCSQKEIEISVENLIAQLVEEDIILSLPKVRSQSKTNYSLSAEGNENIEKLEFKIPQLQKYTDMQDLLTLDPIHDVDETGWPNSKQV; encoded by the coding sequence ATGGATAATAGTTTTCAAATTAATACAAAAAAAATTGCTGAAGAAACCATTGATGGTGAAGTTATGATTATTAATCTGGATGAAGGTTATTATTACAGCCTTCTTGATACGGGAGCAGATATTTGGAATGGTATTAAAAATGGATTATCTTATCAGGAAATTATTTCAGATTTATCTAAGAGATATTTTTGTAGTCAAAAAGAAATTGAAATAAGTGTTGAAAATCTAATTGCTCAATTAGTGGAAGAAGATATTATTTTATCTTTACCTAAGGTGCGATCGCAGAGTAAAACTAATTATTCTTTATCAGCAGAAGGAAATGAGAATATAGAAAAACTAGAATTTAAAATTCCTCAATTACAAAAATATACCGATATGCAAGATTTATTAACATTAGATCCCATTCATGATGTTGATGAGACAGGATGGCCTAATTCCAAGCAAGTATAG
- a CDS encoding glycosyltransferase family 4 protein, which produces MIKILHIIDKLSSAGPTRSLIASVKYELQQNIIQQHVIITLQSEVYPLTLIQAKQVGINVIRKPDRKTLIEEIEKADIVQVHFWNNPTIYEFLRLELPPIRLLLWFHIIGDRPPQIITEDLVNYSDFTLTTSPYSLKLTVFQNNNDKTDIVYGITDWERLSNLQPQPHDTFNVGYIGTVNFAKMHPNYISMSASVSIPHVKFIVCGGGIEKQLQNEVEQLGIANKFEFRGYVEKIKSILEILDVFGYPLCEDTYATSEKSLQEAMYAGIPPVVFPYGGVKCLVEHNQTGLIVNSETEYKEAIEYLYHHPEERLKLGNNARQYAHENFNSEYWTKKLNTIYDKMMESPKNKRLWQNLAKFTDTPAELFIQSLGESAPQFKISMSDIDTEELLIADRKIAQSSVLLSGGEGGIFQYRNYYPDDRYLRLWSGLVLQNQNRHSSAVSEFQASIKLGFNHWRIYEYLNQSAKNN; this is translated from the coding sequence GTGATAAAAATACTTCATATTATAGATAAACTATCTAGTGCCGGCCCTACTCGCTCCTTGATTGCTTCTGTTAAATATGAGCTACAACAAAATATTATTCAACAACATGTTATTATTACTTTACAGTCTGAAGTTTACCCTCTTACTCTAATTCAGGCAAAACAAGTGGGGATCAATGTTATCCGTAAACCCGATCGAAAAACTTTGATAGAAGAAATAGAAAAAGCAGATATTGTTCAAGTTCATTTTTGGAATAATCCCACAATTTATGAGTTTCTGCGTTTAGAACTTCCTCCCATACGTTTATTGCTTTGGTTTCACATTATTGGCGATCGTCCTCCCCAAATTATTACTGAAGATTTGGTTAACTATTCAGATTTTACTTTAACGACTAGCCCTTATAGCCTTAAATTAACCGTGTTTCAAAATAATAATGATAAAACAGATATAGTTTATGGTATTACTGATTGGGAGCGATTAAGTAATTTACAACCTCAACCCCATGACACTTTTAACGTGGGCTATATTGGTACAGTTAATTTTGCGAAAATGCACCCTAACTATATTTCTATGAGTGCCTCTGTTTCTATTCCCCATGTCAAATTTATTGTTTGTGGTGGCGGTATTGAAAAACAGTTACAAAATGAAGTTGAGCAACTTGGTATCGCTAATAAATTTGAATTTCGAGGCTATGTAGAAAAAATCAAATCGATTTTAGAAATTTTGGATGTTTTTGGTTATCCTTTATGTGAAGATACCTACGCTACTTCAGAAAAAAGTTTACAAGAAGCGATGTATGCAGGAATACCTCCGGTTGTTTTTCCCTATGGTGGTGTTAAATGTTTAGTTGAACATAATCAAACCGGTTTAATTGTTAATAGTGAAACTGAATATAAAGAGGCGATCGAGTATCTTTATCATCATCCTGAAGAAAGATTGAAATTAGGAAATAATGCCCGTCAATATGCCCATGAAAATTTTAACAGTGAATATTGGACAAAAAAATTAAATACTATTTATGACAAAATGATGGAATCTCCTAAAAATAAGAGATTATGGCAAAATTTGGCAAAATTTACTGATACACCGGCAGAACTTTTTATTCAATCTTTAGGAGAATCTGCACCACAATTTAAAATCAGTATGAGTGACATTGACACAGAAGAATTATTGATAGCCGATAGAAAAATTGCTCAATCATCAGTGTTATTATCTGGTGGAGAAGGAGGTATTTTTCAATATCGTAATTATTATCCTGACGATCGTTATTTAAGATTATGGTCTGGATTAGTGTTACAAAATCAAAACAGACATTCTTCTGCGGTATCAGAATTTCAGGCATCAATAAAGTTAGGTTTCAACCATTGGCGAATTTATGAATACTTGAATCAATCTGCCAAAAATAACTGA